The Helianthus annuus cultivar XRQ/B chromosome 16, HanXRQr2.0-SUNRISE, whole genome shotgun sequence genome includes a window with the following:
- the LOC110897963 gene encoding uncharacterized protein LOC110897963, translating into MEKALARYGVTHRLSTAYHPQTSGQVENANRGVKRILEKTVGKSRKDWSEKLDDALWAFRTAYKTPLGTTPFMIVYGKACHLPVELEHRALWALKTVNLDLTEAARRRFFQIHELEALRDAAYE; encoded by the coding sequence ATGGAAAAGGCACTTGCACGCTACGGTGTCACTCATCGTCTTTCCACCGCgtaccacccgcaaacgagtgGCCAAGTTGAGAATGCTAACCGAGGGGTGAAGAGAatcttagagaaaacggtaggaaaaagtagaaaggattggtcggaaAAGCTCGACGACGCTTTGTGGGCATTCCGTACCGCCTATAAGACACCGTTAGGCACAACACCCTTTATGATCGTGTATGGCAAAGCTTGCCATCTTCCGGTAGAGTTAGAGCATAGGGCGTTGTGGGCATTAAAAACCGTAAACCTTGACCTTACCGAAGCCGCTAGAAGGAGGTTCTTCCAAATTCACGAGTTGGAAGCATTGAGGGATGCCGCCTATGAATGA